GGAGCGGTGGTCCTTACCCGCTGCCCACAGCGGTGGCCCCTACGCCCCTGCAGCAGGACTCACCTCCGACGTCATCACAGCAATCTGCTGGGGGGTTATGACCCCACACAGCACGTTCCGCCGCAGGTCAGGGTTCTTAGCGTCCTTGAGGTTGGAGATGCGGCTCCGCACACGGTTTTTGTACTTCATGTCCGTGTTCCCCACGTCCCGGAAGATGCGTGCAGGTGTTTAAGGACCTATCCGGAGGCCAATACTGCTGCCTTCCACTCACCCCGGGGCCAGCGCAGGAGGCCAGCAAGGGCCTCCTGATGGGAGCCTGGCAGCTCAGTGTGCCCCCCACACCTGGCAGCGAGTggaggggctgcagagggagggcCCCACCCGACCCAACCCTGGCCgaggcccagccccaggctcaGAGCCCCAGTGACCCAGGCCCCCCCGACGGGCAGCATCAGTCCAGAGAGGGCCCTCCTGGTCAAGGGGGGAGCCCACCCAACTGACCCACTGCCTGGCAAGGGCACTGGGGTCGTGGCCATCAGGGGAAGCCAGGCCTGGCTGGCCTCAGACTCCCCCAGAAACCCCCAGACCCCACACCCTGCATAAAGGATATATTCCTCAATCTGGGCCGACAGGCCCTCGCAGTCCGCACCAACGGCCATATGATCATCTGCAAGAAGCAGCCCTGACTAGCTGCCCCCTGACTCCACCGCCGCTTCCAAACTGCCCAGCACCTGAGGCCCCAAagacccctgcccccacctggctCAGCTgcaagggctgggggaggaggtcCCCGAGAACCCTCTGAACTCAGGCCGCTGTGGGCAGGCGGAGTCCAGCCCCCGCGGACTCAGGGTGCAGGGCGGCGGGCAGGGGACTCACGGTCTGTCTGCAGGGCGGCGGTCAGCATCTCACGGCACTTGTTGCGCACGGCGTCACAGGTGACGGGCACCGGGGGAAACGTGGTGATCCTTGGGGCCGACGGCACCCTGGGCAGCTCTGGCCTCTTGCGGCTGGAGAAAGACGGGCCCGCGCGGGGCACAGGCACCCCCGTGACACACCGGTCCCCAGAAAGCCCCAAACCCTGCGTCTCCCACCTGGATGCAGCCCATGCTCCTGCCCTGAGGGGACTGCCCagtgggctggaggcaggaacACCCACTGGGCGGGGCGTATCCCCAGAAGGGGGCACCACTGGGGCAGCCTCAACTGCAGGGGCCTCTGCCCTCCAGGCGGCCAGGACCGGGCCACCCGGCGTGGATGCCTCCCGACGGGCTGGGCACTCCTGGCAAGCCGCCTGCTGACCAGGCCGCAGGTACCcagtcctcccctcccctcacacccCTGCGTCTCGTGACCCTGTGACCCCCACACGTCAGGGGAGCGGGGCCTCCTGGAGGGAACGTCCGCAGCCGGTAGATGAAGCCCTAGCCCAGCACAACCACCCGCCGCGCGCGGAGCTCGGCCCCTGCTGCCCCGCCACCCCTGCCCACGGCAAAGCAGCCTACGGCCACACCCACCCCGGAGCACCCCCGGAGCACCCCGTCTCCATGACTGCCCGCCCGTCTCCATGACTGCCCGCCCGGAGCACTGATAGGGAGAGGGTTCAGCGGCGCAGGACACCAGCTGAGGGGGCTCGGCCAGAGCGGAGCGAGAACCACGCCCAGGAGGTGGAACTGTGGGGTGGCCATGGGGGCCCCCGGGGCTCTCCGTGTGGCCAGGACCCTCCATCTGCCGAGCAGGAGGGTGCGCACCTGCCCCCCAGATGCGCTACCTGGGATCCTTGGCCTCGGGGGCCTCCTTGGAGGACGATGTGGGCGGAGGCCCggccctcctctgctccctggctTTGGCATCTGAAGCATCTGCAGGTGCCAGGAAAGGGGGTGCTGGCTAGTGGGGCCGGGCCAGGGAGGGGAGCAGATCTCCACCGGCCCCGGGACCTGGCAGCCGAGCCTTGCACCCTGGggccccatcctccctcctcagAAGGGCCCAGGAACAGCCCCCAAGCCCTTTCCTACCCCCGCACAGGCCACCTGTGAGGCCTCCCTGGGGTCTACCGTCCTGGCAGAAAGGACAGCCACCTGCCCAAAGTGACCCTGGTGCGGAGCCCCGAGTGACAGCCCCCCCAGAGGCAGCGCTTGAAACCCGGACAAAGCCAAGGTGCGGTCACTCCCCAGCTGGGCCTTGAGGGGTCACAGCGAGCGGCCGTCCGCTGAGCGCGTCCCCCACGAGGCTCCTGAAACCCTGGCCCGCACTGGGGACCGTCCCACAGGAGGCGAAGCAGCCCCGACACGGCCAGAATAAACACACTTGTGCACACATGGGCTGACGGCCACCCCGACTAGAGCCCCACGACAAACACCCTAAGGGCTTGGACGGAGCCAGGAAGGcccaggaaggcagaggaaggcgCAGGAAGGGAGGGGGCCCCCCCGGGGCCCCAAGGTGGGCCTGCTCGCAGCCGGCCGTGTCCCCTTCTCCCCCCGCACCCCTCGGCCTCAGCAGGGCCTCCTCACCTGCGCCAGCTCCCTCCAGGCCCCAGCCGCCCTGCTACTACCTTCAACTTCCTTTTCTCCTGCTCCCGGTGGgtcccctctgctcccagcccccCGCCTTCCCAGACCAGCTTGGGGCCCGGCGGCCCGGGCGCGGGGACGGCACCGCCAGCACCAGCACGCCGCTGACCGGCGAGGGCCAGCGCTCCCAGGATGCCCTGCCCGGGCGGTCAGCCCCGCCGCCGGCCCGCACCCAGGAGCTTCTTCCAGGACTTGATGAGCGACTTGGCCAGGGCGATGACCTCCTCGTCGGAGCTCTGCTTCCGCAGGGCGTTGACAGACATGCCGACACGCGTGGACTGCAAGGCAAGCgccggggctggggaggcagccaGACCCTTCGAGGCTCCCGCGCGGCAGGGGCGGGCCCAGCTCTCGAGGTGCACACCCCCGCCAGGGGCTGCTGCCCCACGTGCAACCCAGGAGCCTCGGCAAGAGGGGGAGCCATGCTCAGATGCCCCCCGTCTTCCGGGGCAAGCAGGGCGGGGGCCTCCTCCAGGACGCACAGGCCCTGCCAGGCGCCAGGAGCCGTCCGGGCAGGAGGCGCGCAGGGCCCTACCTGCAGCAGGTGCAGTGTGACCGGCATGGCCTTCAGCTCCCGCAGCAGGTCCATGGCTCCCTCCTGGAAGAAGGGGGACCTTCATAAAGGGCTTCGAGGTCTCGGGGTGCACTGCCACCTCCTCCTACCCACGAGGGCGGGGGGCACCGGAAGTAACAGATTGGAGACCCACCCGGGGTCAGCTGCGCGGGGACAGCCAGCAGCTCTGCAAACTCAGCGCCAGGTCACTGACCAAACCACAGCTGCAGCAAACAGCTCCAAGGCCGGCAGCCCCGCCCGCGGGAGGACAGCACccaggtggggggggcaggggtgctcaCTGCCCACTCCAGGCCCAGACCCCTCGTGGGCCGCGCAGCCCCTCCTAAAGTACCTCATCACCGGCTGACAGGGGCCAACCCAGGCAAGGTCAGCGACCCCGGCTGAGGCCAAACACCTCCCCCatcacacacccacccacccacacccagaTTGAAGTCCCAGCAATCTCTCCAGGCCAGCCACCTCCCCCACCTTGCCCCTGCCCACCCAACACCTGTTTCTTTAGAGCCCTCCCCACATCAAGGCCCTGCACAAACGGGCTGCTCTCTCCACTCCGGGCTCAGCTTTAGGTTCCTCAACTGTGCCAGGCTGCTTGCCCCAAGACCCTTGCACCTGCTGCTCCCACTGCCAGAGAAATGCCTCCCAAATATCTGCAGTTCTGTACCCTCCCTCTTCCCAAATTTTATTCAGATGACACCTTGGTGAGGTCCCTCCTGACCCCATCCTCCCCCACTTTGCTTTCTCCCACAGATGCTTCACTTTTTAACATACTGGTGTGTTTTAACGTGTGGCTCTTTCCCTTGACATGAGAGGGCAGGAATCACGTGGCCCGGCCATTCGAGGTGGTGGGACCCTCGTGCCGGGCAGCCCAGGCCGCATCCCCTGCCGACTGCATGGCGCCTCTGctctgcagccccctccacaTCCCCCCCCCACCTAGGAACGTGCAGAGTCCAGCCCTACGGTGACCTCCTCAGGTAGGGGGGAGCGTCCGAGCCAAGGACACAGCGATGCTCACTGATGAGCTTCCTGTGGCTCCAAACCAGAGGCACAAACCCAGCTCCCAACTTCCCCATCACCGGTCCCCAGGCCTCCGAGAGCCTCACGGGCACCAGGCACTTCCTGGCCCGTGGGGCCGTCAACTCCTGCACCTCGGTCTCCACAGTGCTTCCACCTGGCCCCACCCAGCCCTCTGCGGGTTCCGTGACCCATCTCTGTCCCCACCTGGGGGGTGTTGTCTCCTTCAAGACAGGAAGCAGCTTCTTTCTTTGGTCATCACTGCAAACAGCTAGACTGTCCCCACCCCCTAGCTCCGCGCggcccagggcctcccagggACACGATGCCcgtgtggggagggggctgctgcttGCTGGATGAGTGGATAAGTGGGAGCCGGCCCCATTTCTGGCCCCAGCGTAGACCCCTGTCCAAAACCTGGTCAACAAGGACCCCAGGACAAGTCGGCTTAACACAAAAGAGTGTCCAAAGCGGCAGAGCAAGCGGACGGTCTGGGGTGGCTGCGCGTGACCGAGCCGCCTCCTCCACCCTGCTACTCGCTCACAGTCCCGGGGAAGAGCgggttgtgtgtgtgtagccTGTCGgggagccagccagggccccccaGCACCCTGAAGGCAGGTCCCGCCCACCAAGGATGCTTCCACGGGAGGGCACGCAGGCTGTCAGGGAGGGTCTCGGAGTTCAAGAGGGCCTGAAGTTGGAACCCCAACCCCCACGCCGCAGCActgcctcctccagcctccccggCCCCAGCCCGCGGGGCCAGGGGCTCCATCACCAGGCCTGCCGGGTGTCAGGCCTCCCAGGGCTCTATCCCTAGGTCTCTAacatctccccactccccaggctGCTGGCTGGGTCCCGGCTAGGGAAGGGAAAGAATTTATTAGGGAGACCTGGTTGCTGTGGGGGGGGCAGATGGGGCACAGGGGCCTCTGCAGCAGGACAGGCCTCGGGCCTGCActcggagggggcggaggggcgggctgcaggccgcggggcgggcggggcgggcggggctctGCGGTGAaggcccgggccgggcgggcgggggcggggccgggagggcgggGCACGGAGGCGGGTGGCAGGTGCGCGGGGTCCGAGTCCCGCGGGGCGGCCCCGGCCCGACCCCGGCCCGACCCCGGCCCGACCCGACCCCAGGGCGGCCTCCGCGGTGCGGGCGCGGGGGGAGGGCCGGGCGGCCCCGGGCAGGGTCTccgccggggcggggcctcgtCCTGCCGCTCGGGGTCGCCCGGCCCGAAGGGTGCGGGggtcggcggggcggggcccggggtcccggggtcccggcgGCCCGCGCCCCTCACCGCACTCTTCTTGGTCACCATCTTGTCCAGCCTGCGGGCGATCCGCGCGATCTCCTCCTCCTTGCCCATCATCGCCTCGGGGGCAGGGCCCCCAGCGCCCGCCGCGCCAGCCTCGGCCTCCGGGCCCGGACCCCTGCCCCGCTCGTCGTCGTCGCCCGCACCCGTCGCAGCCGACGCAGCCCCGCCGCGGGCGGGAGACCCTCCGTTCAAACCCCCGGCCCCCGCGGTCGCCGCGCTGCTCCCTGGGACATGTAGTTCCCGCGGCCGGCAGCCTCGCGCGCTCGCCCCGCGCTGGACCACAAGCCCCAGAAGACACGCGGCTTCGCGTGGCTTTCTGGGATTTGTAGTCCCGCCGCGGGCCGCCGCGGGAGGCCGACGCGGACGGCCGACTCGCAGTCCCACAAGCCCCCGCGCGAGCCGGTGAGCCGGCGGAGGGCGCTGCGGTAGCGCGGGGCCAGCGGGCGTCCCTCCCGGACCCTCCGCCCGAGCATCCCGTGGGCCGGCTCCATGGGGCCCGCGAAGGCGCGTCCGGGTCCGGCCGTCCCCTTCTCCGCCCTCTTGGAGTCCTTCTCCCACCTAGCGCTGTGCTGTCCCGGGACAGCCGCGCCCCGCGGGAgaccccgcaccccacccccgcgCACCCCCACCCGCACGCACCCCCCATCCCTCGCACCCCCACCTCCACGcgcccccaaccccaacccccgCACCGCCACCCCGagcacccccacccgcacccgcaAGCACCCCCCATCGCtggcacccccacctccacccccgcgcgcccccaaccccacccccgcacccccacccccaccccccccgcgcCCCTTGCGCCCTCTGGCCCACATGCGCCCcgagcggggagggggctgcagccGGATGCAGGGTCTGGAAGAGGCCAGGGCCGGTTCCGAAGGTGCCAGAGGAGCCGGAGACGCCCCGGGGCAGCTGCCGGTGCGAATCCCGCGCTCTGCACTTCAAACCAACCGCTGACCgttgtgcctcagtctccccatctgtgaaaGGAAGGTGGTCGTGTCGTCCGCT
This portion of the Vulpes lagopus strain Blue_001 chromosome 18, ASM1834538v1, whole genome shotgun sequence genome encodes:
- the TCEA2 gene encoding transcription elongation factor A protein 2 isoform X1 translates to MMGKEEEIARIARRLDKMVTKKSAEGAMDLLRELKAMPVTLHLLQSTRVGMSVNALRKQSSDEEVIALAKSLIKSWKKLLDASDAKAREQRRAGPPPTSSSKEAPEAKDPSRKRPELPRVPSAPRITTFPPVPVTCDAVRNKCREMLTAALQTDHDHMAVGADCEGLSAQIEECIFRDVGNTDMKYKNRVRSRISNLKDAKNPDLRRNVLCGVITPQQIAVMTSEEMASDELKEIRKAMTKEAIREHQMARTGGTQTDLFTCGRCRRKNCTYTQVQTRSSDEPMTTFVVCNECGNRWKFC
- the TCEA2 gene encoding transcription elongation factor A protein 2 isoform X2, coding for MDLLRELKAMPVTLHLLQSTRVGMSVNALRKQSSDEEVIALAKSLIKSWKKLLDASDAKAREQRRAGPPPTSSSKEAPEAKDPSRKRPELPRVPSAPRITTFPPVPVTCDAVRNKCREMLTAALQTDHDHMAVGADCEGLSAQIEECIFRDVGNTDMKYKNRVRSRISNLKDAKNPDLRRNVLCGVITPQQIAVMTSEEMASDELKEIRKAMTKEAIREHQMARTGGTQTDLFTCGRCRRKNCTYTQVQTRSSDEPMTTFVVCNECGNRWKFC